A genomic region of Bernardetia sp. ABR2-2B contains the following coding sequences:
- a CDS encoding OmpA family protein produces the protein MQSILYFLNNYLADFFSFLRKVSFSLFFFFFGILFLSSLAKAQDDTNVLWANEVIDFSSEYFDENNPTQHTAKQILGKPNVLPAVWQSPCAWSPARPEARQDEWIKVGFEKAIFVKQVAVAESFGAGAVSAIILYDLEDKAHLIYKNQRTEPSSTQGRMLNVFLKKKTNYRVKAVKIKLNTIDVGGWNNIDAIGISENDTFIKAEINITKDIPFNETQRLPQTVNSPYSEILPVISPDGKTLFFDRKDHPKNMPSISAGKENDDVWFSRHISDTVWSEAQRLDEPVNNNQHNYVCSVTPDGNVILLANAYLPSGKMEQGASISYKTIDGSWSFPEPLKIKDFYNTDKYAEICLSPNRKVLIMAIRREDTFGSRDLYVSFLQRNNSWSVPKNMGAMLNSAASEITPTLSSDNKTLYFASDGRSGYGSFDMYVSRRLDDTWTNWSEPMNLGNVLNSTGWDAGYSIDASGEYAYFASSKHSDKNTASELDIYRAKLHVEVRPDPILLISGTVYNSKTKEPIGAEIFYEMLPSGEEAGTAQADPQTGSYKIALPPNSKYGFLAKSRGFVSVSENIDATGNEVYKEIKRDLYLTPIEVGQKIRLNNVFFKRGTNELLTESYPELDRLVIFMLENPTIKIEVEGHTDLEGIPTMNMKLSALRVKVIQEYLVKQRIDKKRIETRPYGSTNPITRKRDEESKKLNRRVEFKILSY, from the coding sequence ATGCAATCAATACTTTACTTTTTGAATAATTATTTAGCTGATTTTTTTTCTTTTTTAAGAAAAGTCAGTTTTTCTTTGTTCTTCTTTTTTTTCGGAATTCTTTTTTTATCTTCTTTAGCAAAGGCACAAGACGACACAAATGTTCTTTGGGCGAACGAAGTAATTGATTTTTCTTCTGAATATTTTGATGAAAATAATCCTACACAACACACAGCAAAACAGATTTTAGGTAAGCCAAATGTATTACCTGCTGTTTGGCAAAGTCCGTGTGCTTGGTCTCCTGCTCGTCCAGAAGCTCGTCAAGATGAGTGGATAAAAGTAGGTTTTGAAAAAGCTATTTTTGTAAAGCAAGTAGCTGTTGCAGAAAGTTTTGGCGCAGGTGCTGTTTCAGCAATTATTCTCTATGATTTGGAAGATAAAGCGCATTTAATTTATAAAAACCAACGTACAGAACCTTCCTCCACGCAAGGTAGAATGCTCAATGTTTTTCTAAAAAAGAAAACAAATTATAGAGTAAAGGCTGTAAAAATAAAACTCAATACAATTGATGTTGGAGGGTGGAATAATATAGATGCTATCGGAATTTCGGAAAATGATACTTTTATAAAAGCAGAAATAAATATCACAAAGGATATTCCTTTCAATGAAACTCAACGCCTTCCACAAACAGTAAACTCGCCATATAGTGAAATATTACCTGTTATTTCTCCTGATGGCAAAACACTTTTTTTTGATAGAAAAGACCACCCCAAAAATATGCCTTCTATTTCAGCAGGAAAAGAAAATGATGATGTTTGGTTTTCTCGCCATATTTCAGATACAGTTTGGAGTGAAGCACAACGATTAGATGAACCAGTAAATAATAATCAGCATAATTATGTTTGTTCGGTTACGCCTGACGGAAATGTTATTTTACTTGCCAATGCGTATTTACCTTCTGGTAAGATGGAACAAGGAGCTTCTATTTCTTATAAAACGATTGATGGTTCGTGGTCATTTCCAGAGCCATTAAAAATAAAAGACTTTTATAATACAGATAAATATGCAGAAATCTGCCTTTCTCCTAACCGAAAAGTCTTGATTATGGCAATTCGTAGGGAGGATACTTTCGGTTCTAGGGATTTGTATGTTAGTTTTTTACAAAGAAATAATTCGTGGTCTGTTCCCAAAAATATGGGTGCGATGCTCAATTCAGCAGCTTCTGAAATTACACCTACTCTTTCATCAGATAATAAAACGCTTTATTTTGCTTCTGATGGGCGTAGTGGTTATGGAAGTTTTGATATGTATGTTAGTCGTAGGTTAGATGATACGTGGACAAACTGGAGTGAGCCTATGAACTTAGGAAATGTACTTAATTCGACAGGTTGGGATGCAGGTTATTCTATTGATGCAAGTGGAGAATATGCTTATTTTGCATCGTCTAAGCATTCAGATAAAAATACTGCTTCTGAATTAGATATTTATCGTGCAAAACTTCATGTAGAAGTGCGTCCAGATCCAATTTTGCTTATTTCAGGAACAGTTTATAATTCCAAAACGAAAGAACCTATTGGTGCAGAAATCTTCTATGAAATGTTACCATCAGGAGAAGAAGCAGGAACAGCACAAGCAGACCCACAAACAGGAAGTTATAAAATAGCATTACCACCAAATTCTAAGTATGGGTTTTTGGCAAAATCAAGAGGTTTTGTTTCGGTAAGTGAAAATATTGATGCGACAGGAAATGAAGTTTATAAGGAAATAAAACGAGATTTATACCTTACACCGATAGAAGTAGGTCAGAAAATTAGATTAAATAATGTCTTTTTCAAACGAGGAACAAATGAACTTCTGACAGAATCTTATCCAGAGCTTGACCGTTTGGTAATTTTTATGTTAGAAAATCCGACTATAAAAATAGAAGTAGAAGGACACACTGACCTTGAAGGAATACCGACAATGAATATGAAGCTTTCTGCGCTGCGTGTAAAGGTGATTCAAGAGTATTTGGTCAAACAAAGGATTGATAAAAAACGTATCGAAACTCGTCCGTACGGAAGTACAAATCCAATTACAAGAAAGCGAGATGAGGAAAGTAAAAAACTCAATCGTAGAGTAGAATTTAAGATTTTGAGTTATTAA
- a CDS encoding META domain-containing protein, whose amino-acid sequence MRIKSIFLSVTFIVFLLFSSSLLFSSCKSNKKTSNLAENEKLARVWMLTDMNVNEGSNFSKADFTKAGAKLDLTKLREITTDLEGKRLAQGSAFMGCNNIFFAVSTNEKTNLSNNIMFSQIGMTRKACQENMELEASFGKNLADMITYKLEGHFLTLSSEDGKRMKFVAQDWD is encoded by the coding sequence ATGCGCATCAAATCCATTTTTTTATCTGTTACTTTTATTGTTTTTCTTCTTTTCTCAAGCTCTCTTTTATTTTCAAGCTGTAAGAGCAACAAAAAGACATCAAATCTTGCTGAAAACGAAAAACTTGCTAGAGTTTGGATGCTGACAGATATGAACGTAAACGAAGGAAGTAATTTTTCAAAAGCTGACTTTACAAAAGCAGGAGCAAAACTAGACCTTACCAAACTAAGAGAAATTACAACAGACTTAGAAGGTAAAAGACTTGCACAAGGAAGTGCTTTTATGGGTTGTAACAATATATTTTTTGCTGTTTCTACAAATGAAAAAACAAATTTGAGTAATAATATAATGTTTTCTCAAATAGGAATGACTAGAAAAGCTTGTCAAGAAAATATGGAGTTAGAAGCTAGTTTTGGAAAAAATCTTGCTGATATGATAACTTATAAACTAGAGGGACACTTTTTGACACTTTCTTCAGAAGATGGAAAAAGAATGAAATTTGTGGCTCAAGATTGGGACTAG
- a CDS encoding peptidase domain-containing ABC transporter, with protein MAKFPHIKQRDQMDCGPTCLKMITKYYGKSFSLPFLRENSYIGKQGVSLLGIATAAENIGLRTLAVQIDIESLIEEKPVPFIAHWNQNHFVVVYKITNKKVFVADPASQLLQYTHKEFKKAWIQAGGAEKEEQVQGEETGIALLIETTPDFDTQEDVEESKASFGYLLNYLKPYKAIIFQLFLGLLGATLLSLFLPLLTQALVDTGIQQKNLSFVYVVLVAQLLFFLSKNFINLIRSWILLQLSVRLNIQIVSDFLAKMIRLPLPFFESKNLGDILQRMQDNQRIEQFLSGTLLDFIFSLASLFSVGILVIIYSPVIFLLFLAGSALYITWILLFLKKRKVLDNKRFALSSSTQSNEVELVQGMAEIKFNNFEKEKRWEWERLQVKRAKLSVQSLRLSQFQQYGGGFINELKNIIITFWAAYEVIQGSMTLGMMMAVQQVLGQMEVPLLQSVNFVQQGQDAKLSLERLAEIHEQKDEDSEDFLIKELPEGENSKDIYLKNVTFRYGTPHSQPAIDDLTLHIPAGKTTAIVGESGSGKTTLLKLLLKYYIPQSGQITVGSLPLTALSSSVWRATIGSVMQEGFIFSESIAKNIALGDERPTQNNLIKATQTANIYEHIQTLPLGFHTKIGQSGEGVSQGQKQRLLIARAVYKNPDYLFFDEATSALDAKNEKVISENLQRFGESKTQIIIAHRLSTVKNADQIIFLEKGKIKEIGTHEELVEKRGMYFNLVKNQLELAG; from the coding sequence ATGGCAAAATTCCCTCATATCAAGCAGCGTGACCAAATGGATTGTGGTCCTACGTGTTTGAAAATGATTACAAAGTATTATGGAAAGAGTTTTTCATTGCCTTTTCTTAGAGAAAACTCGTACATAGGCAAACAAGGAGTTTCTCTGTTGGGAATTGCTACAGCAGCCGAAAATATTGGACTTCGCACCCTTGCCGTTCAGATAGATATTGAGAGTTTGATAGAAGAAAAACCTGTTCCTTTTATAGCGCATTGGAATCAAAATCATTTTGTGGTGGTCTATAAAATCACAAATAAAAAAGTTTTTGTAGCCGACCCAGCTTCACAGCTTTTGCAGTACACACACAAAGAGTTTAAAAAAGCGTGGATTCAAGCTGGTGGAGCAGAAAAAGAAGAGCAAGTACAGGGAGAAGAAACAGGGATTGCGCTTTTAATAGAAACAACCCCTGATTTTGATACTCAAGAGGATGTAGAGGAAAGCAAAGCTTCTTTTGGTTATTTATTGAATTATTTAAAGCCTTACAAAGCAATTATCTTTCAACTGTTTTTAGGACTTTTAGGTGCTACTTTACTTTCACTATTTTTGCCTTTACTTACCCAAGCTCTCGTCGATACAGGTATTCAGCAAAAAAATCTCTCTTTTGTTTATGTTGTTTTGGTAGCTCAACTACTATTTTTTCTATCCAAAAACTTTATTAATCTTATCCGAAGTTGGATTCTATTGCAACTATCTGTTCGCTTGAATATACAGATTGTATCTGATTTTTTGGCTAAAATGATTCGTTTGCCTTTGCCCTTTTTCGAATCAAAAAACTTAGGAGATATTCTGCAACGAATGCAAGATAATCAACGAATTGAGCAGTTTTTGAGTGGGACTTTATTAGATTTTATCTTTTCTTTAGCGAGTTTGTTTTCAGTTGGCATATTAGTAATTATTTATAGTCCTGTTATATTCTTACTTTTTTTGGCAGGAAGTGCTTTATATATTACTTGGATTTTGCTTTTTTTGAAAAAAAGAAAAGTCTTGGACAACAAACGTTTTGCGCTTTCCTCTTCTACACAAAGTAACGAGGTAGAACTTGTACAAGGAATGGCAGAAATTAAATTCAATAATTTTGAGAAAGAGAAGCGTTGGGAATGGGAACGTTTGCAGGTAAAGAGAGCCAAACTGTCGGTGCAAAGTTTGCGTCTTAGTCAATTTCAACAATATGGAGGAGGTTTTATCAACGAACTCAAAAATATAATCATTACTTTTTGGGCTGCTTATGAAGTCATCCAAGGAAGTATGACATTAGGAATGATGATGGCAGTACAGCAAGTTTTGGGACAAATGGAAGTTCCTTTGCTTCAATCCGTTAATTTTGTTCAGCAAGGACAAGATGCAAAATTGAGTTTGGAACGTTTGGCAGAAATTCACGAACAAAAAGATGAAGATTCAGAAGATTTTCTTATTAAAGAGCTTCCAGAAGGCGAAAACTCAAAAGATATTTATCTCAAAAACGTAACATTCAGATACGGAACGCCACACAGCCAACCAGCCATAGACGATTTGACATTACATATTCCAGCAGGAAAAACAACAGCTATCGTAGGAGAAAGTGGAAGTGGAAAAACAACACTCTTAAAACTTTTACTAAAATACTATATTCCTCAGAGTGGACAAATTACAGTTGGTTCGCTTCCTCTGACTGCGCTTAGTAGTTCGGTTTGGCGTGCTACTATTGGTTCGGTTATGCAAGAAGGTTTTATTTTTTCGGAAAGTATAGCCAAAAATATTGCCTTAGGAGATGAACGTCCGACACAAAATAATCTTATAAAAGCTACGCAGACAGCTAATATTTATGAGCATATCCAAACATTGCCTTTAGGTTTTCATACCAAAATAGGACAATCAGGCGAAGGTGTAAGTCAAGGACAAAAACAGCGTTTACTGATTGCTCGTGCTGTTTATAAAAATCCCGATTATTTATTTTTCGATGAAGCTACTTCTGCTCTTGATGCTAAAAATGAAAAAGTAATTTCAGAAAACCTGCAACGTTTTGGAGAGTCTAAAACTCAAATTATTATAGCACACAGACTTAGTACAGTAAAAAATGCAGACCAAATTATTTTCTTAGAAAAAGGGAAAATAAAAGAAATCGGAACACACGAAGAGTTAGTAGAAAAACGAGGAATGTATTTTAATCTTGTCAAAAATCAATTAGAATTAGCAGGGTAA
- a CDS encoding TlpA disulfide reductase family protein — translation MKYNTLFIIIMFACYACEANEQKTNLQTTILPKEIYEGEEITILAIDSLINMDINEDSLFFHLYISMQNAVEYREEVIRMTNGIGKIVIPKGAAYLQGYFYTANDADYTEYIQEIRSKNSQKIVKNAFLYQRTDTSFLSKELESNPDNLLAYSQTIIGMGENLYLGMISDTALVEKANEYLSIVKQKANVEKASDLQSLVGLYAFSKDFEHSRKIILEMFNKYPNSYEFAGAVHDYMWAEQVFREGEQDYGKFTDSIKNQVAKKYPNSPFAVMTTEDGNQTNRNLKKFSKENILKNIELYSQFKPENIYLNENRARINTELGNIEEAKQNAKDYLQAVQNNQFIHLAPSSRQSQKNRLHKTTYLGNAYLLFAQIEQKEGNTDAVLNYMDSAYDSYKKETASFRLFHINNILNKKSTIQKNEGSYNQALKTYETLYQETKDDRVLDSIKVLFKETEQEKGFENYAKNLKERVENQNTEPKKLAADFSIKDMSGYEIKLSEWKGRVVVLNFWANYCLPCAKEIPFLNKIWRETQTDEIIFLAVTKNTPLEVTRFAQRQKEMFSFAILPNAKELADVYDVNLVPTTIVINKKGEIVHRESGFSGNIDKLKQVVLEELSK, via the coding sequence ATGAAATATAATACATTATTTATAATAATTATGTTTGCGTGTTATGCTTGTGAAGCAAATGAACAGAAAACAAATTTACAAACGACTATATTACCTAAGGAAATATACGAAGGAGAAGAAATTACTATTTTAGCTATTGATTCATTAATAAATATGGATATTAACGAGGATAGTCTATTTTTTCATCTTTATATTAGTATGCAGAATGCTGTAGAATATAGAGAAGAAGTTATTCGTATGACAAATGGAATTGGAAAAATAGTTATCCCTAAAGGAGCAGCTTATCTACAAGGTTACTTTTATACAGCTAATGATGCAGATTACACAGAGTATATACAAGAGATAAGAAGTAAAAATAGTCAAAAAATAGTCAAAAATGCCTTTTTATATCAACGAACTGATACCTCTTTTCTATCAAAAGAATTAGAAAGTAATCCTGATAATCTCTTAGCTTATTCACAAACAATAATAGGAATGGGAGAAAATCTTTATTTAGGAATGATAAGTGATACTGCTTTAGTAGAGAAAGCAAACGAATATTTGTCCATTGTAAAACAAAAGGCAAATGTAGAAAAAGCAAGTGATTTGCAGAGTTTAGTAGGACTTTATGCTTTTTCTAAAGATTTTGAACATTCAAGAAAGATTATATTAGAGATGTTTAATAAATACCCAAATTCGTATGAATTTGCAGGAGCAGTACATGATTACATGTGGGCAGAACAGGTATTTAGAGAAGGGGAACAGGATTATGGCAAGTTTACAGATTCTATCAAAAATCAAGTAGCTAAAAAGTATCCCAATTCTCCTTTTGCAGTAATGACTACGGAAGACGGAAATCAAACAAACAGAAACCTTAAAAAATTTTCTAAAGAAAATATTCTAAAAAATATTGAATTGTACTCACAGTTTAAGCCAGAAAATATTTACCTAAACGAAAATAGAGCTAGAATAAATACCGAGTTGGGTAATATAGAAGAAGCAAAGCAAAATGCCAAAGACTATCTACAAGCAGTTCAAAATAACCAATTTATTCATTTAGCTCCATCGTCAAGACAATCTCAGAAAAATAGACTTCATAAAACTACTTATTTAGGAAATGCTTATCTATTATTTGCTCAAATAGAGCAAAAAGAAGGAAATACAGATGCTGTTCTTAACTACATGGATAGTGCATATGATTCTTATAAAAAAGAAACTGCTAGTTTTAGATTATTTCATATTAATAATATTCTCAACAAGAAATCTACTATTCAAAAAAATGAAGGGTCATATAACCAAGCCCTAAAAACCTACGAAACCCTCTATCAAGAAACCAAAGACGACAGAGTTTTGGATTCTATAAAAGTCCTCTTCAAAGAAACGGAGCAAGAAAAAGGCTTTGAAAACTATGCTAAGAATCTAAAAGAGAGAGTAGAAAATCAAAATACAGAACCAAAAAAACTGGCTGCTGATTTTTCTATCAAAGATATGAGTGGTTATGAAATAAAATTATCGGAGTGGAAAGGACGAGTAGTAGTGCTTAATTTTTGGGCAAACTATTGTCTCCCGTGTGCAAAGGAAATTCCATTTTTGAATAAAATATGGAGAGAAACCCAAACCGATGAGATTATCTTCTTAGCTGTTACCAAAAATACACCACTTGAAGTAACACGTTTTGCACAGCGACAAAAAGAAATGTTTAGTTTTGCTATTCTTCCAAATGCAAAAGAATTAGCTGACGTTTATGATGTAAACCTTGTTCCTACTACGATTGTCATCAACAAAAAAGGAGAAATTGTACATAGAGAAAGTGGCTTTAGTGGAAATATAGATAAATTGAAACAGGTAGTTTTGGAAGAATTGTCTAAGTAA
- a CDS encoding redoxin domain-containing protein codes for MKKILYLLATLALFLLSCKETSSVVQKNSLTSVLPLVIYEEDEIIINAIKDSTKFNYDEETIYFRVYIIMQDLSQKKGYIKLEQGKGKLFIPKGAAFLSGNFYTSQDMEEKSFERMIYDKKSNKEVINAYQIHTNMEMMNKELANYPNNLAIYAKYVQELQDEVYFGRVSDSVVQIEAQKYLGIIENKVNVEKASDLYALVVLNNHARRYKEAENLLLEMTKKHSHSYFLKEAYSSYRVWSKMYREYPDRTINFVDSLDKYIANKIPYSPVGVDNSIFRQKNYSKKDIAINAQYYINNIDSTFIILRRKLVNIHLNSKNIEKAKKLSIEKLKNAKSGRWRILNPTPAKDKMMGANEGSMIGFAYQSLAEVSQAEKDYHQAIKYLDSAYLAYQTDRQNRFINNPITKALNLKASIQKEINQPNQALQTYETLYQETKDDRVLDSIKILFKEKEQEKGFESYAKNLKERVENENTEPKKLATDFSIKDMSGYEIKLSEWKGRVVVLNFWANYCLPCAREIPYLNKIWRETQTDEIIFLSVTKNTPLEVTRFAQRQKEMFSFSILPNAKELADVYDVNLVPTTIVINKKGEIVHRESGFSGNIDKLKQVVLEELSK; via the coding sequence ATGAAAAAAATACTCTACTTATTAGCAACTCTTGCTTTATTTCTATTGTCTTGCAAAGAAACTAGCTCTGTTGTACAAAAAAACTCATTGACTTCCGTTTTGCCACTGGTCATTTATGAAGAAGATGAAATCATAATAAATGCTATAAAAGATAGCACAAAATTTAACTATGATGAGGAAACCATTTACTTTAGAGTTTATATTATAATGCAAGATTTAAGTCAAAAAAAAGGGTACATAAAATTAGAACAAGGTAAAGGGAAACTTTTTATACCTAAAGGAGCCGCTTTCTTATCAGGTAATTTTTATACTTCTCAAGATATGGAAGAGAAAAGTTTTGAGCGAATGATTTATGATAAAAAAAGTAATAAGGAAGTAATTAATGCTTATCAAATTCATACTAATATGGAAATGATGAACAAGGAACTAGCAAATTATCCTAATAACTTAGCTATATATGCTAAATATGTTCAAGAGTTACAAGATGAAGTTTATTTTGGTAGAGTAAGTGATTCAGTAGTTCAGATAGAAGCTCAAAAATATCTTGGAATAATAGAAAACAAAGTTAATGTAGAGAAAGCATCAGATTTATATGCTTTAGTTGTTTTGAACAACCATGCAAGAAGATATAAAGAAGCAGAAAATTTATTGTTAGAAATGACAAAAAAACATTCACATTCGTATTTCTTAAAAGAGGCTTACTCCTCATATAGAGTTTGGAGCAAGATGTATAGAGAATATCCAGATAGAACAATAAATTTCGTAGATTCTTTGGATAAGTATATAGCTAATAAAATTCCATATAGTCCAGTCGGAGTCGATAATAGTATTTTTAGACAAAAAAATTATTCAAAAAAGGATATTGCTATTAATGCTCAATATTATATTAATAATATAGACTCTACCTTTATTATACTAAGAAGGAAACTCGTAAATATTCATTTGAATTCTAAAAATATAGAAAAGGCTAAAAAACTAAGTATCGAAAAATTAAAAAATGCAAAGTCAGGACGATGGAGAATTCTGAATCCTACACCAGCGAAAGATAAAATGATGGGAGCAAATGAAGGCAGTATGATAGGATTTGCATATCAATCTCTAGCAGAAGTAAGTCAAGCAGAAAAAGATTATCATCAAGCTATAAAATATTTAGATAGTGCTTATTTAGCATATCAAACAGATAGACAAAATAGATTTATTAATAACCCTATCACAAAAGCACTAAATCTAAAAGCATCTATACAAAAAGAAATAAACCAACCCAATCAAGCTCTCCAAACTTATGAAACCCTCTATCAAGAAACCAAAGACGACAGAGTTTTGGATTCTATAAAAATTCTTTTCAAAGAAAAAGAACAAGAAAAAGGCTTTGAAAGCTATGCAAAAAACCTAAAAGAAAGAGTAGAAAATGAAAATACAGAACCAAAGAAACTAGCTACTGATTTTTCTATCAAAGATATGAGTGGTTATGAAATAAAACTTTCTGAGTGGAAAGGACGTGTAGTAGTGCTTAACTTTTGGGCAAACTATTGTCTCCCGTGTGCAAGGGAAATTCCATATCTAAACAAAATATGGAGAGAAACGCAAACCGATGAGATTATTTTTCTTTCTGTTACCAAAAATACACCACTTGAAGTAACACGTTTTGCACAAAGGCAGAAAGAGATGTTTAGTTTTTCAATTCTTCCAAATGCAAAAGAATTAGCTGATGTATATGATGTAAACCTTGTTCCTACTACGATTGTCATCAACAAAAAAGGAGAAATTGTACATAGAGAAAGTGGCTTTAGTGGAAATATAGATAAATTGAAACAGGTAGTTTTGGAAGAATTGTCTAAGTAA
- a CDS encoding TlpA disulfide reductase family protein, with product MEKFFLISIIFILIGCNVKEITDEGSSTLPNLIYQNTEINIYVVKDSISIDTDSLFFHVDFFLEDLSVKKGFVKINNGVGKVRIPSDAAYFFGYFYSLEDTDTVVYERIIHNSKGKPALNSYQLHTTEDRLESELRNYPNNITAYANHISYLASEYYKGKINDTLYNTKVLIYLDSAKSKFNSEKISHISAMARLYARAKEYRNSQSHILDLLNKYPNSNFLSQSIGDYTYTFEFGEVKNSEELFFDSLMKQISDKYPHSSTGMKYSQGYYDFVSKDYKDRDIIHNNIYWMNNIDSSRIDFISPSVNAYVHLKEYDSAIFLAKKLLEKAKNNYGRHKNPMLTKQDMKKMGYKQRNGFIADAYALMSDIEIAKENYQRAIQVIDMSIFYFRRDTVNKYSNNSINYLLTTKASIQKKINNHSEALKIYDTLYQETKDDRVLDSIKILFKETEQEKGFESYAKNLKERVENENAEPKKLAAGFSIKDMSGYEIKLSEWKGRVVVLNFWANYCLPCAKEIPFLNKIWRETQTKDIIFLAVTKNTPLEVTRFAQRQKEMFSFSILPNAKELADVYDVNLVPTTIVINKEGEIVHRESGFSGNIDKLKQIVLEELEK from the coding sequence ATGGAAAAATTTTTTTTAATATCTATAATCTTTATCTTAATAGGTTGCAATGTAAAGGAAATTACAGATGAAGGAAGTAGCACTCTTCCTAATTTAATATACCAAAATACAGAAATTAACATCTATGTAGTGAAAGATAGTATAAGTATAGATACTGACTCATTATTTTTCCATGTAGACTTTTTTTTAGAAGATTTAAGTGTAAAAAAAGGGTTCGTAAAGATAAACAATGGGGTAGGTAAGGTTAGGATTCCTTCTGACGCAGCCTATTTTTTTGGGTATTTTTACAGTTTAGAAGATACAGATACAGTTGTGTATGAACGCATAATTCATAATAGCAAAGGAAAACCTGCCTTGAATTCATATCAACTTCATACTACAGAAGATAGATTAGAAAGTGAATTGAGAAATTATCCTAACAATATTACAGCATATGCAAATCATATTTCTTATTTAGCATCGGAATACTACAAAGGAAAAATTAATGATACATTGTATAATACAAAAGTATTGATTTATTTAGATAGTGCTAAATCTAAGTTTAATTCAGAAAAAATATCACATATTTCAGCAATGGCTAGATTATATGCTCGTGCGAAAGAGTATAGAAACTCTCAGAGTCATATTTTAGACCTTTTAAACAAATACCCTAATAGTAACTTCTTGAGTCAATCAATAGGAGATTATACCTATACTTTTGAATTTGGAGAAGTAAAAAATAGCGAAGAACTCTTTTTTGATTCATTGATGAAACAAATATCAGATAAATATCCTCATTCTTCTACAGGTATGAAATATTCTCAAGGTTACTATGATTTCGTTTCAAAAGATTATAAAGATAGGGATATAATACATAATAATATTTATTGGATGAATAATATAGACTCTAGTAGAATAGACTTTATTAGTCCAAGTGTAAATGCATATGTACATTTAAAAGAATATGATTCAGCTATTTTTTTAGCAAAAAAATTATTAGAAAAAGCTAAGAACAACTATGGAAGACATAAAAACCCTATGCTTACTAAACAGGATATGAAGAAAATGGGGTATAAACAGAGGAATGGATTTATCGCAGATGCCTATGCTCTTATGTCAGATATAGAAATAGCTAAAGAAAATTATCAAAGAGCAATACAAGTTATAGATATGAGTATTTTCTATTTTAGAAGAGATACTGTAAATAAATACAGCAATAACTCTATCAATTATTTACTTACAACTAAGGCAAGCATACAAAAAAAAATCAACAATCATTCTGAAGCTCTGAAAATCTATGATACCCTCTATCAAGAAACCAAAGACGACAGAGTTTTGGATTCTATAAAAATTCTTTTCAAAGAAACAGAGCAAGAAAAAGGCTTTGAAAGCTATGCAAAAAACCTAAAAGAAAGAGTAGAAAATGAAAACGCAGAACCAAAAAAACTGGCTGCTGGTTTTTCTATCAAAGATATGAGTGGTTATGAAATCAAATTATCGGAGTGGAAAGGACGAGTAGTAGTGCTTAATTTTTGGGCAAACTATTGTCTCCCGTGTGCAAAGGAAATTCCATTTTTGAATAAAATATGGAGAGAAACACAGACAAAAGACATTATTTTCTTAGCTGTTACCAAAAATACACCACTTGAAGTAACACGTTTTGCACAAAGGCAGAAAGAGATGTTTAGTTTTTCAATTCTTCCAAATGCAAAAGAATTAGCTGACGTTTATGATGTAAATCTTGTTCCTACTACTATTGTAATAAATAAAGAAGGAGAAATTGTACATAGAGAAAGTGGCTTTAGTGGAAATATAGATAAATTGAAACAGATAGTTTTGGAGGAGTTAGAGAAATAG